A DNA window from Agarivorans sp. TSD2052 contains the following coding sequences:
- a CDS encoding right-handed parallel beta-helix repeat-containing protein, which produces MYCSSTVSKFFLSSLAILSLVACGGGGGDGGGTSISTPEVSAELLMEQYQGSTKSASLTADDIYPTLQYLFNGDTTPLLQSSAKHRINKVNRAKLASDTVSARASETQSCPYGGSVTISENLNQNTGVGKYQENYKNCDDGSVVYSGRIVFDYHKWDLSSLQPINFDIYYDDFREQSGTEFTLLRGVVDISGMSTCEQSITSNMLLTTDKVSVLEKDLVATYYSCIDDDEQRIAGRIYFSDKGYVDLVTPEPIVVDYDDNLQSGTLTLTSERSEVVLNADNAFVHVSVDSNRDGMLEVDTKVPAWYLNDQNYSDIADDDGDGIPNSWEIAKGLDPNFSNDGVDSDQDGFIDYYEYLADRDPKDFYSYPYFDVSIYNYLETLFVEENATIDLYLYGAVDQGLLPLVNGVLITMPLPSVHSWSVSSSKHGCVIEESEDGSQLLSCPNIDLSNIESFAGDDLLVQLNVVFKDTTIVNTQANLDLDFPFSRNSLNMYIEPIRSDLALWVSDYQLGFELGTLKDKFDYSFRVNADPRGSIYADRGNIRGKLNSHNLGLSIASVSVDYSNAKCTVSELEFECFDISWWDEFTVQLNKPAAMGKAELELEVDTIYRPNLIRTTQSHTSFSFGQNMSVLQAVIDNATTIDVDVESGIYLGHLSIDKPLQLKANPNVELWLQPEESDYYAEGAITSNHFLSLDGFAVYLGNSNFQIASGAFTNNRFYLDGNSGGIIVSSGGLLFNSNKVVQSSVEYSSYLSLIESQGDTSIDNNLFSFESDNSVYIWTSGYWASSNTVIQNNTLVNVYGVINYTTETRPVFQNNLVVRLLEPDYSDEYFLQYVSDENNILPNRYTEYANANNIFTDTPGVDPENGYRLLPDSIAIDNGLDLSDSITTDLDGNTRPSGSAFDIGAYEYQY; this is translated from the coding sequence GTGTATTGCTCTTCTACTGTGTCCAAATTTTTTCTTTCGAGTCTAGCTATTTTGTCTTTAGTTGCCTGTGGCGGCGGGGGGGGCGATGGAGGCGGAACTTCTATTTCTACGCCGGAAGTATCAGCTGAATTACTGATGGAACAATATCAAGGTAGCACTAAAAGTGCTTCGCTAACCGCCGACGATATTTATCCCACCCTTCAATACTTGTTTAATGGCGATACTACTCCTCTATTACAAAGCTCGGCAAAACACCGAATCAATAAAGTAAATCGCGCTAAGTTAGCGAGTGACACGGTTAGTGCCCGCGCATCAGAAACCCAAAGTTGTCCTTATGGTGGAAGTGTAACCATTTCAGAAAATCTAAATCAAAACACGGGCGTGGGTAAATACCAGGAAAACTATAAAAATTGTGATGATGGCTCCGTCGTATATTCGGGCCGAATCGTTTTCGATTATCATAAGTGGGACTTGAGCTCTTTACAGCCAATAAACTTCGATATTTATTATGATGATTTTCGTGAGCAATCAGGTACTGAATTTACTCTTCTACGTGGGGTTGTCGACATTTCCGGAATGTCGACCTGTGAGCAATCGATAACATCTAATATGTTGCTGACTACAGATAAAGTATCAGTATTAGAAAAAGACTTAGTTGCTACTTATTATTCTTGTATTGATGACGACGAACAGCGTATCGCTGGTCGCATTTATTTTTCAGATAAGGGCTATGTAGATTTAGTCACTCCAGAGCCTATCGTAGTTGATTACGATGATAATTTGCAAAGTGGAACGCTAACTTTAACTAGCGAGCGAAGTGAAGTTGTACTTAACGCTGACAATGCTTTTGTGCACGTTTCTGTTGATAGCAATCGAGATGGAATGCTTGAAGTCGATACCAAGGTACCTGCTTGGTACTTAAACGATCAGAACTATAGTGATATCGCTGATGATGATGGCGATGGTATTCCGAACTCTTGGGAAATAGCTAAGGGCTTAGACCCCAACTTTTCAAATGATGGCGTTGATTCTGATCAAGATGGTTTTATCGATTACTACGAGTATTTAGCTGACCGAGACCCAAAGGATTTTTATTCATACCCTTATTTTGATGTATCAATATATAATTATTTAGAAACCCTGTTTGTCGAAGAAAACGCAACCATAGACTTGTATCTCTACGGTGCAGTCGACCAAGGCTTATTGCCTTTGGTTAATGGTGTGCTAATTACCATGCCATTGCCTTCGGTGCATTCTTGGTCTGTCTCTAGCAGTAAGCATGGTTGTGTCATTGAGGAGTCTGAAGATGGCTCCCAACTTTTGAGTTGCCCTAACATTGATTTATCTAATATAGAGAGTTTCGCCGGAGATGATTTATTAGTTCAGTTGAATGTAGTTTTTAAAGACACAACGATAGTTAATACTCAAGCTAATTTGGATCTGGATTTCCCATTTAGTCGCAACAGCTTAAATATGTATATTGAACCCATACGCAGTGATTTAGCGCTTTGGGTGTCTGATTATCAACTGGGGTTTGAGCTTGGAACACTCAAAGATAAATTTGATTATAGCTTTCGTGTTAACGCTGACCCTAGAGGCAGTATTTATGCAGATAGAGGGAATATTCGTGGCAAACTAAACAGCCACAATCTCGGCCTTTCGATAGCATCTGTTTCAGTCGATTACTCAAATGCTAAATGCACGGTTAGTGAGCTTGAGTTTGAGTGTTTCGATATATCTTGGTGGGATGAATTTACAGTTCAGCTAAATAAGCCCGCCGCTATGGGGAAGGCAGAGTTAGAATTAGAAGTAGATACTATTTACCGCCCCAATTTGATTCGAACCACTCAATCTCATACTTCATTTTCTTTTGGGCAGAATATGTCCGTGCTGCAGGCCGTTATTGATAATGCTACTACAATTGATGTGGATGTCGAATCAGGTATTTACCTCGGACATTTATCAATAGATAAACCGCTACAGCTTAAGGCAAACCCTAATGTTGAGCTATGGTTGCAGCCAGAAGAATCAGACTATTATGCAGAGGGCGCGATAACATCAAATCATTTTTTAAGTCTTGATGGCTTTGCTGTCTATTTAGGTAATAGTAACTTTCAAATAGCCAGCGGGGCTTTTACAAATAATCGATTCTACTTAGATGGTAACTCAGGAGGAATAATTGTTAGCTCTGGAGGTCTGCTATTCAATTCGAATAAAGTTGTGCAAAGTAGCGTTGAGTACTCATCTTACCTTTCTCTGATTGAATCTCAGGGCGATACGTCAATTGATAACAACTTATTTAGTTTTGAAAGTGACAACAGTGTGTACATTTGGACCAGTGGTTACTGGGCCAGCAGTAATACCGTTATTCAAAATAACACGCTGGTGAATGTTTACGGCGTGATTAACTACACTACTGAAACCCGGCCAGTTTTTCAAAATAACTTGGTTGTTCGTTTGTTGGAACCTGACTATTCTGATGAATATTTTTTACAATACGTCAGTGACGAAAATAACATTCTCCCCAATCGTTACACTGAGTATGCCAATGCAAACAACATCTTCACCGACACTCCTGGGGTAGATCCTGAAAATGGCTATCGCTTATTGCCTGATTCTATTGCCATCGACAACGGCTTGGACTTGAGCGATTCGATCACTACCGACCTAGATGGTAACACTAGGCCAAGTGGCAGTGCCTTTGATATTGGTGCTTACGAATACCAGTACTAA
- a CDS encoding phosphoribosyltransferase, with product MSQPTAQLEKRYLDEDTLIQDSFRLAVHIFESGFRPTFIVGLWRGGSAVGIYVQECLQTLGVKTDHISVRTSYQGQANYQQILEAPESIRVHGIQYLLENLNVDDSLLIVDDVFSSGHNVAAVINRLKAKLKLNMPRQVKIATLWERPKFNQTSLTPDFCLHQTEQWLVFPYELTGLSVEEIKQHKGFVAPLIKPELLG from the coding sequence ATGAGCCAACCAACAGCCCAACTGGAAAAACGCTATTTAGATGAAGATACGCTGATTCAAGATTCATTTCGTTTAGCGGTGCATATTTTTGAGAGCGGCTTTCGCCCCACTTTCATCGTGGGCCTTTGGCGGGGTGGCAGTGCTGTGGGTATTTACGTACAAGAGTGCCTGCAAACCCTGGGGGTAAAAACAGACCATATTTCAGTACGCACCTCTTATCAAGGGCAAGCCAATTACCAGCAAATTCTAGAAGCGCCCGAGTCAATCAGGGTTCATGGTATTCAGTATCTATTAGAGAACCTAAACGTTGACGACAGCTTATTGATTGTAGATGACGTATTTAGCAGTGGCCATAATGTTGCGGCGGTGATTAATCGCTTAAAAGCAAAACTAAAACTCAATATGCCCCGCCAGGTGAAAATAGCCACCTTATGGGAGCGCCCAAAGTTTAACCAAACATCGCTAACACCCGATTTTTGCTTGCATCAAACCGAGCAGTGGTTGGTCTTTCCCTATGAGTTAACCGGCTTAAGCGTAGAAGAGATAAAACAACACAAGGGCTTTGTGGCGCCGTTAATAAAACCTGAGTTACTCGGCTAA
- a CDS encoding phosphoribosyltransferase has product MSDKLYITGQDLLEDSFRLAEKVLASGFKPSFIIAVWRGGAPIGIAVQEFLAYHGIESDNIAIRTSSYAAAIDSQAKQVKVYGLNYLVKHVQQHDRLLIVDDVFDTGRSIEAIIGELSRLARLNTPKDIRVAVPYFKPERNKTDRIPDYYLHETSQWLKYPHSLEGLNPQEIAQYRPELYQIIKDHLPE; this is encoded by the coding sequence ATGAGCGACAAACTTTATATCACCGGACAAGACTTACTGGAAGATTCATTTCGTTTGGCCGAAAAGGTGCTAGCAAGTGGCTTTAAACCTAGCTTTATTATTGCGGTATGGCGCGGAGGAGCCCCCATAGGGATCGCTGTGCAAGAGTTTTTAGCTTATCACGGCATTGAAAGTGACAATATCGCGATCCGCACTTCTTCATATGCTGCGGCTATTGACAGCCAAGCCAAGCAAGTAAAGGTCTATGGCCTTAATTACCTAGTCAAGCATGTGCAGCAGCACGACCGTCTACTGATTGTTGATGACGTATTTGATACAGGGCGCTCTATAGAGGCGATCATTGGTGAGCTAAGCCGCTTAGCGAGACTTAATACCCCCAAAGACATTCGTGTAGCAGTGCCGTATTTTAAACCTGAACGTAATAAAACTGATCGCATTCCAGATTATTATCTACATGAAACCAGTCAATGGTTAAAGTATCCGCATTCACTGGAAGGCTTAAACCCCCAAGAAATCGCTCAATATCGCCCTGAGTTATACCAGATCATCAAAGACCATTTGCCAGAGTAA
- a CDS encoding tetratricopeptide repeat-containing sulfotransferase family protein, producing the protein MKPEMRHAIMEKAVKALQAGKYSQAISTINKINKLKSQQDYKSLELEAYALFQQQKIDRALTHYQNLLAYAENDQQRNATYKNIGNAQKALGFTQAAIASYQQCFNYDSSIGNANIAASLGECYLDEDRYSELEALAEKMQSWSGYFAPAQALLISAAKKQNQKQIALARIEALLEHSTFVEEWQLEFSIDTLMFIREHHKAAQLLKQAELDFVNKAWISYYQAELAARDNKHQQVIELLCNERLERLDFMRKKAAYKLRAEAYDKQQQFAEAFVDFTAMAKLNHQRAQSLVLKDKVALYQKLDLSFLKPTEANKETGAQPVFMMGFNRSGTTLLENILDTHEKVTTLSETRSLFNVTEAFSLQLKKRYPQDLPSLTEQELSLLRQEYFSYLDSINIELSTSNCLIDKFPLYTIDIPLIVSLFPNAKIIFCLRHPADTCLSNFQQNSANNQEQARLNRLEDCFKRYQQVFTLFKRYQNELNLNMHFVRYEDLVDNLEQEASKVFEFLGLEPSANCLHFDKHAQKKIVLSASSNQVVKPIYTESRYKWLNYHQHLAPHIPLINEFIEQFEYQKVG; encoded by the coding sequence ATGAAGCCCGAGATGCGGCACGCCATTATGGAAAAAGCGGTTAAGGCCCTGCAAGCTGGCAAGTACAGCCAGGCTATTTCAACCATAAACAAGATCAACAAGCTAAAATCACAGCAAGACTATAAAAGCCTTGAGTTAGAGGCCTATGCGCTGTTTCAGCAACAAAAAATTGACCGCGCATTAACTCATTACCAAAACCTGCTAGCCTATGCTGAAAATGACCAACAAAGAAATGCTACCTACAAAAATATTGGTAATGCCCAAAAAGCACTAGGCTTTACTCAAGCCGCAATTGCCTCATATCAGCAGTGCTTTAACTATGACAGCAGTATTGGCAATGCCAACATTGCCGCCTCATTAGGTGAATGCTATTTAGATGAAGACCGCTATTCAGAGCTAGAAGCCTTAGCGGAAAAGATGCAAAGCTGGTCAGGGTATTTCGCCCCAGCCCAAGCCTTATTGATATCGGCGGCAAAAAAACAGAATCAAAAACAAATAGCGCTAGCGCGTATAGAGGCCTTACTCGAACACTCAACATTTGTTGAAGAGTGGCAATTGGAGTTCTCCATAGACACCTTAATGTTTATTAGAGAGCACCACAAAGCGGCCCAACTGCTAAAACAAGCCGAATTAGATTTTGTCAATAAAGCATGGATTAGTTATTACCAAGCAGAGTTAGCAGCACGAGATAATAAGCACCAACAAGTCATTGAATTGTTATGTAATGAACGACTTGAACGTTTAGATTTTATGCGTAAAAAAGCCGCTTATAAACTACGCGCAGAAGCCTACGATAAGCAGCAACAGTTTGCTGAAGCCTTTGTCGATTTCACGGCTATGGCCAAATTAAACCACCAACGAGCGCAAAGTTTAGTGTTAAAAGATAAAGTCGCACTTTACCAAAAGCTTGATCTTTCTTTCTTAAAACCAACCGAAGCGAACAAGGAAACAGGTGCACAACCGGTATTTATGATGGGCTTTAATCGCTCGGGCACAACCCTGCTAGAAAACATCTTAGATACCCATGAAAAGGTGACAACATTGAGTGAAACCCGCTCATTGTTTAACGTTACTGAGGCATTCAGCCTACAGCTGAAGAAACGTTACCCACAAGATTTGCCCAGCTTAACTGAACAAGAGTTAAGCTTGCTTCGCCAAGAGTATTTTAGTTATTTAGACTCAATCAATATCGAGTTAAGTACAAGCAACTGCCTTATCGATAAATTTCCCCTTTACACCATTGATATACCGCTGATAGTAAGTCTATTTCCAAATGCCAAAATTATCTTTTGTTTACGCCACCCCGCCGATACGTGCTTAAGTAACTTCCAACAAAACTCAGCCAACAACCAAGAACAAGCTCGGCTAAACCGTTTAGAAGACTGCTTCAAGCGTTACCAGCAAGTGTTTACCCTGTTTAAGCGCTACCAAAACGAGCTCAACTTAAACATGCATTTTGTACGCTATGAAGACTTAGTCGACAACCTAGAGCAAGAAGCGAGCAAAGTATTTGAATTTTTAGGGCTGGAGCCAAGCGCAAACTGTTTACACTTCGATAAACACGCACAAAAGAAAATCGTGCTATCGGCTTCAAGCAACCAGGTAGTAAAGCCTATTTATACAGAATCACGCTACAAGTGGCTTAATTACCATCAACACCTTGCCCCCCATATCCCACTGATCAATGAGTTTATTGAACAGTTTGAATATCAAAAAGTTGGATAA